The following proteins are encoded in a genomic region of Maribacter hydrothermalis:
- a CDS encoding sensor histidine kinase yields MNKKLFVLLIVLMSLSLIGLIFVQSFWITKSIDNKEEQFSNSVSEALNSVTNKISERETKNYFDRYLDAKDSIGELKGTQLTNFFFIDRDINSNEILLYEHGILEEDYGISSTFFDNIDDADTTIIKNYTSKRTTSIFKEDFDLEGNSFRLTPIQRIEKIGGLNKMEKAAMEEMFMVHAKRVPIHKRVSKQEIELLLQRELENRGIDIDFEYGVYSNGLPTKIKSDRFKYAETNIYKSPMFVDYEGVSNFDLLISFPKKKRFLVQSILGLALLSLLFTIIIVVAYAGAIYQLIRQKQISEIKTDFINNMTHEFKTPIATINLAVEAIKNPKIIVDQEKVLRYLQMIREENKRMHAQVENVLRISKLEKNQLDISKDRVDIHDIIEDAITHVQLIVDDRGGYIHTHLDSERSEVLANEMHFTNVIVNMLDNAIKYSNEAPKIDVFTERAKNNIIIKVQDQGAGMSKGVVKKVFEKFYREHTGDIHNVKGHGLGLSYVKKIVEDHQGEVYAESEKGKGSTFYIKLPLI; encoded by the coding sequence GAATAGTGTTTCAGAAGCATTGAACAGTGTCACCAATAAGATTTCAGAAAGAGAAACTAAAAATTATTTCGATAGATATTTAGATGCTAAAGATAGTATTGGTGAGTTAAAAGGAACGCAGTTAACTAATTTTTTCTTCATTGATAGAGACATAAATTCCAATGAAATTTTACTGTACGAACACGGTATTTTAGAAGAGGATTATGGAATATCTTCTACGTTCTTTGATAATATTGATGATGCTGATACCACCATTATAAAAAATTACACAAGCAAACGAACCACTTCTATTTTTAAAGAAGATTTCGACTTGGAAGGAAATTCTTTTCGCTTAACACCAATTCAACGTATAGAAAAAATTGGAGGTCTTAATAAAATGGAAAAGGCCGCTATGGAAGAAATGTTCATGGTGCACGCAAAACGGGTTCCAATTCATAAACGGGTTTCTAAACAAGAAATAGAGTTGTTGTTGCAACGAGAATTAGAGAATAGGGGTATAGATATTGATTTTGAGTATGGTGTTTATAGCAATGGACTGCCAACAAAAATAAAATCGGATAGATTTAAATACGCAGAAACGAATATCTATAAGTCGCCTATGTTTGTGGACTATGAGGGAGTTTCTAATTTTGATTTGTTGATCTCATTTCCAAAGAAGAAACGATTCTTGGTTCAATCTATTCTTGGTTTAGCATTATTGTCATTATTGTTCACAATAATTATCGTAGTTGCCTACGCTGGAGCAATTTATCAATTAATTCGTCAAAAGCAGATATCTGAAATAAAAACAGATTTTATAAATAATATGACGCATGAATTTAAAACGCCAATAGCAACAATAAATTTAGCGGTCGAGGCTATTAAAAATCCAAAGATAATTGTGGATCAAGAGAAAGTATTACGGTATTTGCAAATGATTCGAGAAGAAAATAAACGAATGCATGCCCAAGTAGAAAATGTGCTACGTATTTCAAAGCTTGAAAAGAATCAGTTGGATATTAGTAAGGATAGGGTTGATATTCACGACATAATAGAAGATGCTATAACACATGTACAACTAATTGTTGATGATAGAGGCGGATATATACATACGCATTTAGATTCTGAAAGGTCGGAAGTTTTAGCAAATGAAATGCATTTTACAAATGTAATCGTGAATATGTTAGACAATGCAATTAAATATTCTAATGAAGCACCAAAAATTGATGTTTTTACAGAACGTGCAAAAAATAATATAATAATAAAAGTTCAAGACCAGGGTGCCGGTATGAGCAAAGGTGTTGTGAAGAAAGTATTTGAAAAATTCTATCGAGAACACACTGGAGATATACACAATGTTAAGGGACATGGATTAGGGCTTTCTTACGTTAAAAAAATAGTAGAAGACCACCAAGGCGAAGTTTATGCCGAAAGTGAAAAAGGAAAAGGAAGTACATTTTACATCAAACTGCCGTTAATATAA
- a CDS encoding response regulator transcription factor, translating to METINKKILLVEDDPNFGIVLKDYLSMNDFDVTLAKNGMEGFEKFKKDNFDICILDVMMPYKDGFTLAKEIREKNENVPIVFLTAKTMKEDVLKGYKAGADDYLNKPFDSEVLLMKLKAILLRKASNGLADSKKFEFTIGGFHLNSKLRFLKYKDNEAIKLSPKENELLRLLALHENDLMPRELALTKIWRDDNYFTSRSMDVYIAKLRKYLKVDDSVEILNIHGEGFRLVIKTEGE from the coding sequence ATGGAAACAATAAATAAGAAAATACTTTTAGTAGAGGATGACCCAAATTTTGGGATAGTATTGAAAGATTATTTGTCAATGAATGACTTCGACGTTACATTGGCGAAAAATGGAATGGAAGGTTTTGAAAAATTCAAAAAAGATAATTTTGATATCTGTATTTTGGATGTAATGATGCCATATAAAGATGGTTTTACCTTAGCAAAAGAAATTAGAGAAAAAAATGAAAATGTCCCAATTGTTTTTCTAACGGCCAAAACAATGAAGGAAGATGTATTGAAAGGATATAAGGCTGGTGCAGATGACTATTTAAATAAACCTTTTGATTCGGAAGTATTGCTAATGAAATTGAAAGCAATTCTACTAAGAAAGGCTTCTAATGGCTTAGCCGATAGTAAGAAATTTGAATTTACCATAGGTGGATTCCATTTAAATTCTAAATTAAGATTTCTTAAGTATAAGGACAACGAGGCTATAAAATTATCTCCAAAAGAAAACGAGCTATTGCGTTTGTTAGCTTTACATGAAAATGATTTAATGCCACGAGAATTGGCATTAACAAAAATTTGGAGAGATGACAATTATTTTACATCGCGTAGTATGGATGTTTATATTGCAAAACTACGTAAGTATTTAAAAGTTGACGATTCGGTGGAAATTTTGAATATTCATGGAGAAGGTTTCCGTTTAGTAATAAAGACCGAAGGAGAATAA